In one window of Lewinella sp. 4G2 DNA:
- the glpK gene encoding glycerol kinase GlpK translates to MPQLILALDQGTTSCRAILFNKGGDIVAVAQKEFTQIYPKPAWVEHDGDEIWSTQYAVTQEVLAKAKVKASDVAAIGITNQRETTLVWDRKTGNPIHNAIVWQDRRTAGICDQLKAKGLEDHVKQTTGLVIDAYFSGTKIKWILDNVEGARARAEAGELAFGTMDTWLVYKLTGGKEHVTDVTNAGRTMLFDIKKRAWDEKMLTELDIPRSMLPTVKSSSEVYGETAADLFSSPIKIAGMGGDQHCALFGQACYDKGQAKNTFGTGCFMLMNTGTEAVESKNGLLTTVAWEVDGEITYALEGAVFIAGAAIQWLRDGLKIIDEAPDSEFYAKKVNDTGGVYVVPAFAGLGAPYWDMYARGAIFGLTRGSNKAHIVRATLQSLAYQVRDVLDAMQKDSGADLQTLRVDGGASANDFLMQFQSDILDTKVERPEVVETTALGAAMFAGLAVGFWTKEDLANTWQMDKRFTPEMADKRREKLYKGWQKAVKRSMAWEEE, encoded by the coding sequence ATGCCACAACTTATTCTTGCCCTCGACCAGGGGACGACCTCCTGCCGCGCCATTTTATTTAATAAGGGTGGTGACATTGTCGCCGTTGCCCAGAAGGAGTTTACCCAGATCTACCCGAAGCCAGCTTGGGTGGAGCACGACGGCGATGAGATCTGGAGCACTCAGTACGCCGTAACCCAGGAAGTGCTCGCAAAAGCCAAAGTGAAGGCGAGTGATGTAGCCGCCATCGGCATCACGAACCAACGGGAGACGACCCTCGTTTGGGACCGTAAAACGGGCAACCCGATCCACAACGCCATCGTGTGGCAGGACCGCCGGACGGCCGGCATCTGTGACCAGCTGAAGGCGAAAGGGCTGGAGGACCACGTCAAGCAAACTACCGGCTTGGTTATTGATGCCTACTTCTCCGGCACGAAGATCAAGTGGATCCTGGACAACGTAGAAGGCGCCCGCGCCCGCGCGGAAGCCGGCGAACTGGCTTTCGGCACGATGGATACCTGGTTGGTCTACAAATTGACTGGCGGGAAGGAACACGTAACGGACGTTACCAACGCCGGCCGGACGATGCTCTTCGACATCAAAAAAAGAGCGTGGGACGAGAAGATGCTAACTGAGCTGGACATCCCTCGGAGCATGCTTCCCACCGTGAAATCAAGTAGTGAGGTCTACGGAGAAACCGCTGCCGATCTCTTCAGTTCCCCCATCAAAATTGCCGGAATGGGTGGCGACCAACACTGTGCACTTTTCGGCCAGGCCTGCTACGATAAGGGACAGGCAAAGAACACCTTCGGCACGGGCTGCTTCATGCTAATGAACACCGGAACCGAGGCCGTCGAAAGTAAAAATGGTCTGCTCACGACCGTCGCCTGGGAAGTGGATGGTGAGATCACCTACGCGCTCGAAGGTGCCGTGTTCATCGCCGGCGCGGCCATCCAGTGGCTCCGTGATGGCCTGAAGATCATCGACGAGGCGCCCGATTCAGAATTCTACGCTAAAAAGGTGAATGATACCGGTGGCGTTTACGTCGTGCCCGCCTTTGCCGGCCTTGGCGCACCCTATTGGGATATGTACGCACGTGGCGCCATTTTTGGCCTGACGCGCGGTAGCAATAAGGCACACATCGTGCGGGCGACGCTGCAAAGTCTGGCTTATCAAGTACGCGATGTTTTAGACGCGATGCAAAAAGACTCCGGTGCCGATCTGCAAACCCTCCGCGTGGACGGCGGCGCTTCCGCCAACGACTTCCTGATGCAGTTCCAATCTGACATTCTCGACACCAAAGTGGAACGCCCCGAAGTGGTTGAAACTACCGCCCTCGGTGCCGCCATGTTCGCTGGTCTAGCGGTTGGCTTTTGGACCAAAGAAGACCTCGCCAACACCTGGCAAATGGACAAACGCTTCACACCGGAGATGGCCGATAAGCGACGGGAAAAGCTGTACAAGGGCTGGCAGAAGGCGGTGAAGCGGAGCATGGCTTGGGAGGAGGAGTAG
- the bshC gene encoding bacillithiol biosynthesis cysteine-adding enzyme BshC, giving the protein MQIDRIPFPDVPQFSAKDVAYATADPRLAPFYKYPVTLSAFGDVMQDKAKDATDRSMLVEVLRRQYAKLPNNKRALTQVQRLGDEATFTVITAHQPSLFTGPLYFIYKICSCLNLAAQLNETYPENHVVPVFVMGGEDHDFAEINHARVKGKLAVWEETEGGSVAAMPTENLSAAIQKLKDILGEDALRYDPVKSLVATIEKAYLNNDTYGAATVELVHTLFANTDLVVADMAQLEFKRAFLPIMERELFEQVSQPLIEKAQDELTAAGFSGQVHAREINLFYLSPGRRDRIVLTENGYQINDTSTHFSEEEMRKELRDHPERFSPNVVMRPLFQETIFPNLAYIGGGGELAYWLERKEQFAVFKLNFPMLIRRNSVLWIDPRSGKKINQLGTDFRAFFQPTDKVIKDYVAEHSRNDLSLDEAMQQIETLYDQLAARAKQVDPTLEKHVLAMGAHQNNKLENLEERLRRREKRKYTEAVERIRFVRSHLFPGDSLQERKDNFLNLYLDHGPDVIPTLIRHLDPLTPGMVVIH; this is encoded by the coding sequence ATGCAGATTGACCGTATTCCCTTTCCCGACGTCCCGCAGTTTTCCGCCAAAGACGTCGCATACGCCACTGCTGATCCCCGCCTAGCCCCTTTTTACAAGTACCCCGTAACCCTTTCCGCCTTCGGCGATGTCATGCAGGACAAGGCAAAGGATGCTACCGATCGGTCGATGCTGGTGGAAGTTCTTCGGCGCCAGTACGCCAAGCTGCCGAATAATAAGCGGGCGCTGACGCAGGTGCAAAGGTTGGGGGACGAGGCCACCTTCACCGTAATTACCGCCCACCAACCGAGCCTCTTCACCGGGCCATTGTACTTCATCTACAAGATTTGCTCGTGCCTCAACCTCGCGGCGCAACTCAACGAAACCTACCCCGAAAACCACGTCGTACCCGTCTTCGTGATGGGTGGGGAGGACCATGATTTCGCCGAGATCAACCACGCTCGCGTCAAAGGAAAGCTGGCCGTTTGGGAAGAAACAGAAGGTGGCTCCGTAGCGGCCATGCCGACGGAAAACCTGTCCGCCGCCATCCAAAAGCTGAAAGACATTTTGGGAGAAGATGCGCTACGCTACGACCCGGTAAAGTCCCTCGTTGCTACCATCGAAAAAGCCTACCTGAACAACGACACGTACGGAGCGGCTACGGTAGAGTTGGTCCACACTCTTTTCGCTAATACCGACCTAGTTGTCGCGGACATGGCTCAACTGGAATTCAAACGAGCCTTCCTCCCCATCATGGAACGGGAACTATTCGAGCAAGTCAGCCAGCCCCTCATCGAGAAGGCGCAGGACGAACTCACCGCAGCGGGCTTCAGCGGGCAGGTGCACGCGCGGGAAATCAATCTTTTCTACCTCAGCCCGGGCCGTCGCGATCGGATTGTCCTGACGGAAAACGGCTACCAGATCAACGATACATCGACCCACTTTTCGGAGGAGGAAATGCGCAAGGAATTACGGGATCACCCCGAGCGCTTCAGCCCTAACGTGGTCATGCGGCCCCTCTTCCAGGAGACGATCTTCCCCAACCTGGCGTATATCGGCGGTGGCGGAGAACTCGCGTACTGGTTAGAGCGGAAGGAGCAATTTGCGGTCTTCAAGCTCAACTTCCCAATGCTCATTCGCCGCAACTCCGTACTGTGGATCGACCCGCGCAGTGGCAAGAAAATTAACCAATTGGGAACCGACTTCCGTGCCTTTTTTCAGCCTACGGATAAGGTCATTAAGGATTACGTTGCCGAACACTCTCGTAATGACCTGAGCCTGGATGAGGCGATGCAGCAAATTGAAACACTTTACGATCAGTTGGCGGCACGGGCTAAGCAAGTCGACCCTACCCTGGAGAAACACGTCCTCGCCATGGGCGCTCACCAGAACAACAAACTGGAGAACCTCGAGGAACGCCTCCGCCGGCGGGAGAAGCGAAAGTATACGGAAGCCGTAGAACGCATTCGATTTGTGCGTAGCCATCTATTCCCTGGCGACAGCCTGCAGGAGCGAAAGGACAATTTTCTGAATCTCTATCTAGACCACGGGCCGGACGTCATTCCCACGCTGATCAGGCACCTCGATCCGCTTACGCCCGGCATGGTGGTGATCCACTAG
- the gatC gene encoding Asp-tRNA(Asn)/Glu-tRNA(Gln) amidotransferase subunit GatC, with amino-acid sequence MQVDDALISRLAKLSRLDPSAAQREKLQQDLRNILGMVAKLDELELDAVEPLRYVTGQENDLRPDEVGEHIDRADALRNAPDADHEGGFFRVPRVISE; translated from the coding sequence ATGCAAGTTGACGATGCTTTAATCTCGCGCTTAGCTAAGCTTTCCCGCCTGGACCCCAGCGCCGCGCAGAGGGAGAAATTGCAACAAGATCTCCGCAACATCCTCGGCATGGTGGCCAAACTGGATGAACTGGAGCTTGATGCGGTGGAGCCCCTTCGCTACGTCACTGGCCAGGAAAACGACTTGCGCCCGGACGAAGTCGGTGAACACATCGACCGCGCCGACGCATTGCGCAACGCACCGGATGCGGACCACGAGGGTGGTTTCTTTCGCGTCCCGCGCGTCATTTCGGAATAG
- a CDS encoding ABC transporter ATP-binding protein — protein MQPVIDIKDLTKTYVMGQTKVHALRGVDLKINTNEYVALMGPSGSGKSTLMNLLGCLDTPTRGNYLLDGKDVSKMDDTELANIRNEKIGFVFQTFNLLPRQTTLDNVALPLVYAGVARKEREARAKHVLDSVGLGDRTDHRPNELSGGQRQRVAIARALVNSPSIILADEPTGNLDTKTSIEIMEIFEQIQSDGNTVILVTHEPDIAEHAHRIVRLRDGRVEVDERNTEIRRASDPEHRYNQA, from the coding sequence ATGCAACCAGTCATCGACATTAAAGACCTCACCAAGACGTACGTCATGGGGCAAACCAAGGTCCACGCCCTTCGCGGGGTAGACTTGAAGATCAATACCAACGAGTACGTTGCGCTGATGGGGCCATCCGGTTCCGGAAAGTCAACCCTCATGAATTTGCTGGGGTGCCTCGATACCCCTACCAGGGGCAATTACCTACTCGATGGCAAGGACGTCAGCAAGATGGATGATACCGAGCTAGCCAATATCCGTAACGAGAAAATCGGTTTCGTTTTCCAAACCTTCAACCTGCTCCCCCGCCAAACTACGCTGGACAACGTGGCGCTGCCGCTGGTATACGCCGGGGTGGCAAGAAAAGAAAGGGAAGCGCGCGCAAAGCACGTCCTTGATTCCGTAGGACTGGGCGACCGGACGGATCACCGCCCCAATGAATTAAGCGGTGGGCAACGCCAACGCGTAGCGATTGCGCGGGCACTGGTGAATAGCCCCTCCATCATTCTGGCCGATGAGCCGACGGGAAACCTGGATACCAAGACCAGTATTGAGATCATGGAGATCTTCGAGCAGATCCAATCAGATGGTAATACGGTCATCCTCGTCACCCACGAACCAGACATTGCGGAACACGCTCACCGTATCGTCCGCCTGCGGGATGGCCGCGTTGAGGTTGATGAACGGAACACCGAAATCCGCCGCGCCTCCGATCCGGAGCACCGTTACAACCAAGCTTAA
- a CDS encoding cob(I)yrinic acid a,c-diamide adenosyltransferase — protein sequence MKIYTKTGDKGQTGLYSGKRIPKFHARVEAYGTVDELNAFLGALRDQVKQENLKAELLEQQHHLFALGAALADDRPGEAYQLPADAATNLEVFMDRMDDDLPKMTHFILPGGSPVLSSCHVCRTVCRRAERRVVELADTTSVDQSVLIYLNRLSDYFFVLSRHLAQVNKIEEIKWIP from the coding sequence ATGAAAATTTACACCAAGACTGGTGATAAAGGGCAAACCGGACTCTACTCTGGGAAGCGCATTCCAAAATTCCACGCCCGCGTGGAAGCTTACGGCACCGTTGACGAGCTTAACGCCTTTTTGGGTGCCCTTCGCGACCAGGTCAAACAGGAAAACCTGAAGGCTGAATTACTGGAGCAACAACACCACCTCTTCGCCCTGGGGGCAGCATTAGCCGACGACCGGCCGGGAGAAGCCTACCAACTTCCAGCGGATGCCGCCACCAACCTGGAGGTATTCATGGACCGGATGGATGACGACCTTCCCAAAATGACGCACTTCATCCTCCCCGGAGGGTCACCCGTGCTCAGTAGTTGCCACGTTTGCCGCACAGTTTGCCGACGGGCGGAACGAAGAGTCGTCGAATTAGCCGATACGACTTCAGTTGACCAAAGCGTGTTGATCTACCTCAATCGACTTAGTGATTACTTTTTCGTCCTGTCCCGCCACCTGGCGCAAGTCAATAAGATCGAGGAGATCAAGTGGATTCCTTAA
- a CDS encoding 3-hydroxyacyl-CoA dehydrogenase family protein, whose amino-acid sequence MNISVIGAGQMGAGIAQVFAVAGHRVSLVDISQDALDRGLAAIHKSLGRVLKKERITQAEMDGALANVSLHSDLGAGVANAELVIEAATENVDLKLKIFSDLSRLAPAAAPLASNTSSISITRIAAATDRPEKVIGMHFMNPVPIMKLVEVIRGYATDDATTKLVMDLSESLGKVPVEVKDYPGFVANRILMPMLNEAMNTLWEGVAGVSEIDTVMKLGMAHPMGPLQLADYIGLDTCLAILRVMQDGFGRGHYQPCPLLVNMVMAGKLGRKSGEGFYDYSGGGKELVVSKSFA is encoded by the coding sequence ATGAATATTTCCGTCATCGGAGCCGGCCAGATGGGTGCCGGAATAGCACAGGTCTTTGCCGTAGCGGGCCACAGGGTCAGCCTGGTTGACATCAGCCAGGACGCGCTCGACCGGGGGCTTGCGGCCATTCACAAAAGTCTGGGTCGTGTCCTGAAAAAGGAGCGCATCACCCAGGCGGAGATGGATGGTGCCCTGGCTAACGTATCCCTCCACTCCGACCTCGGCGCCGGGGTAGCCAATGCGGAACTCGTCATCGAAGCTGCTACCGAGAACGTCGACCTCAAGCTTAAGATCTTCTCCGACCTCTCCCGCTTAGCACCTGCGGCAGCGCCCCTGGCATCGAATACCTCTAGCATCAGTATCACGCGCATTGCCGCCGCTACGGACCGGCCGGAAAAAGTGATTGGCATGCACTTTATGAACCCGGTTCCCATAATGAAACTGGTGGAGGTGATCCGCGGCTACGCAACGGATGATGCCACTACGAAGTTGGTAATGGACTTGAGCGAATCGCTCGGTAAAGTGCCCGTAGAGGTGAAGGATTATCCAGGATTCGTGGCCAATCGCATCCTGATGCCGATGCTAAATGAAGCGATGAATACGTTGTGGGAAGGTGTTGCTGGCGTTAGCGAAATTGACACCGTCATGAAGCTGGGCATGGCGCACCCGATGGGACCGCTGCAATTGGCGGATTACATTGGGCTTGACACCTGTCTCGCCATCCTCCGGGTAATGCAAGATGGTTTCGGACGCGGTCACTACCAACCCTGTCCCCTCCTCGTCAACATGGTGATGGCGGGCAAGCTGGGGCGGAAGTCCGGGGAAGGATTTTACGATTACAGTGGTGGCGGAAAAGAACTCGTCGTCAGCAAAAGCTTCGCTTAA
- the kdsA gene encoding 3-deoxy-8-phosphooctulonate synthase, with the protein MDYSALPNIGHQDSTNFFLIAGPCAIEDEQTAMEIAERVATIADKMSIPYIFKGSYRKANRSRIDSFTGIGDEKALNILAKVGQRFGLPTTTDIHSDAEAAMAAQYVDVLQIPAFLCRQTNLIVAAANTGKVVNIKKGQFLSPSGMAHARQKVLDSGNNQVWLTERGTTFGYTDLVVDFRGIPTMRDLGSPVVMDCTHSLQQPNQNSGVTGGKPHLIETIAKAAVVTGADGLFMETHPNPAVAKSDAANMLPLDQLEGILTKLVRVRQAIL; encoded by the coding sequence ATGGATTATAGCGCCCTGCCGAATATTGGCCATCAGGACAGCACCAACTTCTTTTTGATTGCCGGCCCCTGCGCAATTGAGGACGAGCAAACTGCAATGGAGATTGCCGAACGGGTAGCGACCATTGCCGATAAGATGTCCATCCCCTACATTTTCAAAGGAAGTTACCGCAAAGCCAACCGTAGCCGGATCGATAGTTTCACGGGGATTGGCGATGAAAAGGCGCTCAATATATTAGCCAAAGTGGGTCAACGGTTTGGTCTCCCCACCACTACGGATATCCACTCCGACGCCGAGGCTGCCATGGCCGCTCAGTACGTGGACGTGCTACAAATCCCTGCCTTCCTTTGCCGGCAGACCAACCTCATCGTGGCGGCTGCCAATACCGGGAAGGTCGTGAATATTAAGAAGGGGCAGTTCCTTAGCCCGTCTGGAATGGCCCACGCACGGCAAAAAGTGTTAGACTCCGGCAACAACCAAGTTTGGCTGACGGAACGAGGTACCACCTTCGGCTACACGGACCTAGTTGTGGATTTTCGGGGCATCCCGACCATGCGCGATCTCGGAAGCCCCGTGGTAATGGATTGTACGCACTCCCTCCAACAGCCGAACCAGAATAGCGGTGTGACCGGTGGAAAGCCTCATCTAATCGAAACAATCGCCAAGGCAGCGGTCGTGACCGGAGCTGACGGATTATTCATGGAGACCCACCCAAATCCAGCCGTGGCTAAAAGCGATGCCGCTAATATGCTACCGCTTGACCAGCTGGAAGGCATTCTTACTAAACTCGTCCGCGTAAGACAGGCCATCCTCTAA
- a CDS encoding HIT family protein yields the protein MATIFTKIVRGEIPAYKLAETDDYLAFLDVRPMVEGHALCIIKREEDYVFDLTDEELSGLMIFSKRVATALKSVVPCKRIAVGVLGLEVPHTHIHLVPVTTEHDFRFGKSVEVSQERMIEISDAVAAAVSL from the coding sequence ATGGCCACCATCTTTACGAAAATTGTCCGCGGCGAAATTCCTGCCTATAAATTAGCGGAGACAGATGACTATCTGGCCTTCCTGGACGTACGGCCAATGGTTGAGGGCCATGCCTTATGCATCATCAAGAGAGAAGAGGACTACGTCTTCGACCTTACGGATGAAGAATTATCTGGCTTAATGATTTTCAGCAAGCGGGTTGCTACTGCCCTAAAGTCAGTAGTTCCCTGTAAACGTATTGCGGTCGGTGTTTTGGGGCTAGAAGTACCCCACACCCACATTCACCTGGTTCCGGTAACGACGGAACATGATTTTCGCTTTGGCAAATCGGTAGAGGTGAGCCAGGAGCGCATGATTGAAATATCCGATGCAGTAGCTGCCGCCGTGAGTCTTTGA
- the greA gene encoding transcription elongation factor GreA → MSETQYLSPEGYEKLKAELEELKTVGRAAAAKAIGEAREKGDLSENAEYDAAKDAQGMLEMKIHGLEKVMANARVLDASQLDTSKVTVMSVVTIKNVRNNAEMTYKLVAESEADLKAKKISVSSPMGQGLLGKEVGDLAEVKTPNGAIQFEIVNITI, encoded by the coding sequence ATGTCTGAAACACAATACTTATCCCCGGAAGGCTACGAAAAGCTAAAAGCCGAACTGGAAGAACTGAAGACCGTCGGCCGTGCCGCCGCCGCAAAGGCAATTGGGGAAGCTCGCGAAAAGGGAGACCTTTCTGAAAACGCCGAGTACGATGCCGCCAAGGATGCTCAGGGCATGCTGGAAATGAAGATCCACGGCCTGGAAAAGGTAATGGCCAACGCCCGCGTCCTCGATGCCAGTCAACTCGATACGAGTAAGGTTACGGTGATGAGCGTCGTCACCATAAAGAACGTCCGTAACAACGCGGAAATGACTTACAAACTAGTCGCAGAATCCGAAGCAGACCTCAAAGCTAAAAAGATCTCCGTTAGTAGCCCAATGGGCCAGGGGCTCCTCGGAAAGGAAGTAGGTGATCTCGCGGAGGTAAAGACTCCCAACGGTGCAATTCAGTTCGAGATCGTGAACATCACCATCTAA
- a CDS encoding PorV/PorQ family protein, producing the protein MKRLYYLLIICVVSSATLFAGNPDRQGEAGAAQLLMNPWAPSAGLHSLNTSNVFGVEAMRINPAGVSRGTGTNVMVGYANYLQGTDISMQAIGVSSQLKGGGAIGFSIHSLDFGDIPITTTASPDGTGADLNLSYLNVGLTYSYTFEEAVSVGVTFRGVSEGTSDVNAFGFAIDAGVQYVTGENDEFKFGVSLRNVGSRMSYAGQGLAIATDTPNPGRDDDLTIDIRAATFEMPSILNIGASYDLLTKNEALADHRVTVMGNFTANSFSRDQLGAGVEYAYREQFIGRLGYRSDFETDELTESPLYNGLSAGASIRVPFSKADRSKNISFDYAWRATRIYNGTHNIGISLAI; encoded by the coding sequence ATGAAAAGACTTTACTACCTACTTATTATCTGTGTGGTTTCTTCAGCCACCCTCTTTGCCGGCAACCCGGATCGCCAGGGTGAGGCGGGTGCTGCGCAGCTCCTGATGAACCCCTGGGCCCCTTCAGCGGGTCTGCACTCCCTCAATACGTCTAATGTGTTTGGAGTTGAGGCAATGCGTATCAACCCCGCCGGTGTCAGCCGTGGAACGGGTACCAATGTCATGGTTGGCTACGCTAATTACCTTCAGGGTACGGATATTTCCATGCAAGCCATCGGGGTTAGTTCTCAACTGAAGGGTGGGGGAGCCATTGGTTTCTCTATCCATAGCCTCGATTTTGGTGATATCCCTATCACTACCACTGCGTCTCCCGACGGAACCGGTGCTGACCTCAACCTCTCTTACCTTAATGTTGGCCTTACCTATAGTTACACCTTCGAGGAAGCTGTATCGGTAGGCGTTACCTTTCGCGGTGTTAGCGAGGGCACCTCCGATGTGAATGCATTTGGCTTCGCCATCGACGCTGGTGTGCAGTACGTGACCGGCGAGAATGATGAGTTCAAGTTTGGTGTCAGCCTTCGCAACGTAGGTAGCCGGATGTCCTACGCGGGACAGGGCTTGGCTATCGCGACCGATACACCTAACCCCGGGCGTGATGATGATCTGACGATCGACATTCGCGCCGCTACGTTCGAGATGCCATCCATCCTGAATATTGGTGCCAGCTACGACCTGCTGACCAAGAATGAGGCGCTGGCGGATCACCGTGTCACCGTCATGGGTAACTTTACTGCCAACAGCTTTAGCCGTGACCAACTGGGAGCCGGCGTAGAGTACGCCTATCGGGAGCAATTCATCGGCCGGCTCGGTTACCGCTCTGACTTCGAGACGGATGAACTGACTGAATCACCATTGTACAACGGTCTTAGCGCCGGTGCTTCCATTCGCGTACCCTTCAGCAAGGCGGACCGCTCTAAGAACATCAGCTTCGACTACGCTTGGCGGGCAACCCGCATCTACAATGGTACCCATAACATCGGTATAAGCCTCGCCATCTAG